The genomic segment CCAGATCTCCTTGCCATAATCGGTATTCAGCAGCTCCGGGGCAAAGCGGCCGAAATAGCGGCGCATGTTATCTACATCCCTCTCGAGCATGCGCTCCGCGCTGTTATTGCCGGCTGCATTAACCGCCTGGGGCAGATCGATAATGACCGGGCCGGTGGCATCAACCAGAACATTGAATTCGGACAGGTCGCCGTGAATCAGGCCGGCACTGAGCATGCGCACGACGTCGGCAATCACCTTGCTGTGGTAAATGCGGGCCTGTTCGGGGGTGAGGGTAACGTCGTCCAGCCGGGGCGCGGCCTTGCCTTCACTGTCGGCAATCATTTCCATCAGCAGCACGCCGTCAACAAAACCGAAAGGTTCTGGCACGCGAACGCCGGCGTCCGCCAGGCGGTAGAGGGCGTCTACTTCGGCGTTCAGCCAAGCGTCTTCCTGCTCTTTCTGGCCATAGCGGGTTTTCTTGCTCATGGCCCGGGCGCGGCGACTGTTCCGCACCTTGCGGCCTTCCTGGTACTGAACGGCTTGCTTGAAACTGCGCTTCTGGGCCTCTTTATACACCTTGGCACACCGCACCTGGTCGCCGCAGCGCACCACAAACACCTGGGCTTCCTTGCCGCTCATCAACTGGTACAGCACCTCATCGACCATGCCTTCATCGACGAGGGGTTGTAATCGTTTTGGTATCTTCATAAGAGGTTCTGTGCCCGGTTTATCTGGCCGGTTTTCGTTTTAACCGGCGTTTACGGGCACATACTACCCTATATTGGCATCGGGCCGTTCACCTGTTCTGCCAGATCAACTGGAGTCATCATCAGTAGGCGCGTTTTAATGCCGCTCGCAGATCCGGATACAAATCGGTTGAAACGCGAACGGCCTCGCTGTAAGTGGCTGAATCACCATGTTTGGCTATCAGATAGCGCGCCATGGCATCGGCAGAATCAAAGCTTTGATCCGAGCTGGCCCGGATATTATCCCAGCCACCGGAGGCCGCAATGGCAGCCTCACGCCCAACCCTTTTGCCTACCTCAGCCGTCATGGCCGCCATAAGCAGGCTGCCGAGTCCGTATGGCACGAAGTCTGCCGCAGCTGCGATTGCGCCGCCGGCAGCAGCTCCCGCAAGGGTGCCCATGGTTGAACCAATATTGACGATTACCACGGTGTTAACCCACTCAGCCAGTACGTCGTCACTGGTGTAGGGGCTTATGTATTTTCCTTGGTTGTCCTGTCTGATCAGCTGGTTCAGTTCTTCTTCAGCCAGGCTGCCAACCAGTCCCGTTGGTGGAAGCTGCAGATCGCATTTGTCGGCGGTAGCAATTTCGCCCAGTTCATAACAGACTCGCTGACCTGCGGGTGAGTCGCTATACACAGTGTTCCAGCCATGGGGAATGCCATTCAGGGAGCGACCCTCTACATTCAGCCTGGAACCAGTGTACATCCGGGATTGCATGTGTGATCCGTAGGAAGCATGGCGGTGCTCATGCACCCAGGTTGTCATAGAGGAAGGTTGCTTCATCTGGACAAAGTGTTTGCCCGTTTCACGGCCCTCGATAAATTGTCCCTGGGACTGAAACAAACTGGTCATCATCTGCCCTGGAGCGATCGGGAAATTCATCTCAAAAGCGAAATAGATGGGGCCATTCAAAGTGCCATTTTGGGCTTGCCCCTCCATGCGTGTTCGGGTGGTAAACGACGATTCGATCACACCTTGCCCGGGAACCGTCGTGTGAGTGGTCATCTCATAGGAACCAACGGCGACAAAGCGACCATCGGGCAATCCTTCAGCGCATCGGCCTTCAATCAACTTGGTCTCTCCTAGGAGTCTGCGCGGCAGAAGTGTTTTGAGCAAGTGCCTCCGCCGCGCCGAATCACGGTTGTGCCCGAGAGTATAGGCGCAGTATCCAACCGGATAGAGTCACGATTTTCTATTCAGGCAATCAAGACGGTTATAGGCAAGCTCACAACCGTAGCCCGACCACTCAGCACGGCCCAGCACGCCGCCTCAGATCGCCTATGTCAGCCTCATCAGCGAACTCATCCGCCTGAGGTTAAGCGACAGGCAGACCAGATCCCATTCGCCTTGCACGGCATTAAGCCCCCTCAGGCTGAACTGCCGGAAGCCCAGAATATGCTTGATCCAGCCATTAACCGCCTCAACCAGATGCTTGCGCCGGGCGTAAACCGAACGCCCCGTCGCGGTGGCCAGCTTCTCGGCCATCCGTGACGTGGCTGGATAACCGCTCGCGTCTATCTCTGCGCTCTTTTTCCCTTCCCGACGCAGCGAAACATAACCGTCGATCCTTTTGTCCTCCAGGGACTGTAAGTCGTCTTCTTTACGGTAACCGGCATCGGCCAGGCATTGTTTCGGATAGGTTTTCAGGATGTCTTTCACGTCATCCAGTAGCGGTATCAGGCGCCCCTGATCACTGGCATTGCTGCCCAGATGATTAGCGACAATCAGTTGGAATTCACCGTCCACGGCCAACTGGCCGTTGTAGCATTGCTGGAACCCATCCGCCGTTTTCATAATCCGGCTTTGCGGGTCGGTAAAGTTGCTTTGATCTTTGTCGTCCGGCACCCCGTAATCTCGCTTGAAGTTCCGGCCACCGCGGGGTGGGCGGCGGTCATCGTCCGGGTGCCGGCCTTTGGCGGCATCCCGCGCTTTCTGATCCGCTTCCAACTTCTCCTTGGCAGCGCGGATCTTGTCCAGTCGCGCCTGTCGGTACTGCAACTCCTCAGGTAGCTCATCACCCCGCTGGTCCGGGCCGAACTGCCGATCTTCCGACTCATCCGTTCGACGGGCCTGACGACATAGCCCATCGATCTCTTTCGATAAACGATCTTCTTCCTCGCCCATGCGGCCATAGCTCATGGCCTTGTGCTTACTGGCATTAGCCCGAATCTTTGTGCCATCAATCGCCAGTGTTCCCAGCGTGATCAGCTCCGCCTCCCGGGCAATCCGTACGACTTGAATGAAGATGGCCTTGAAGGCGACCAGATGGTGTTTGCGGAAATCACAGATCGTGCGGTGCTTGGGAAAATTACCCGCAGCCAGAACCCGAAAGGCGACGTCTTCCTCCAACTTCCGGGCAATCTTGCGTGAGGAGAATACGCCGGTGGCGTAGGCGTAAATAAGAACCTTCAGCATCATCCGCGGATCGAACGGCGAGTTACGCCGACCGTTGCCTTCGTAGCGGGCGTAAAACGCACTCAAATCCAGCTCCTCGACAACATCACTGACAAAATAGGCCAGGTGGCCATCAGGCAGCCACTCGTTCAGGCTTGGGGGAAGGAGCAATTCCTGGTCGGGCGAGTACGGGCGGAAAGTGGTTCCCATCAGACGTCCTGTTGCCGAAAAATTTTCGGTTTATTATGCCAGAAACGGGCTTCTGCCGCGCAGACTCCTAGTTGAACTTCGGTCTTTGTGCCGGTGGAACGTTCCCTGAACGTGTGCAAGGCATCCATATCGGCTTCGCTGCGGCTGAAGTTGACCAGCCATTGGCCATCAGAGCTGAGTTCGCATACTGCATCGCCAGTGAACCAGGCATCCGGGTTGGCTTGGATTTGCGTATGTCGCAACCCCAATTCGTTTTGAAGTGCCATCAACACAGGGTCTTGGAGATCCGGCGCTTTATTCATGGTATCGGGATGGTACCCGAAGTTGATATTGGCTGACGGTGTGGCAAGGCAGCCGGATAACATTGCTGAGGCAAACAAGGTGGATACAAAACACGGGGTGGCACGGTAAGGCATTGGTTATCTCCAAGCATAGGCCCTGTGGTTCTGGGCGACATGTTGAAATATAAGTCGTATCAACAGAATGACAAGTTGTTAAAAAGGCCATGCTTCTATCCAAATGGGTGTTGCAGTATGTTGGTATGGTAAGTACCCCGAGCCAACAGGAGTGTTGTGTTGACCCTGCAAGGACCTATGCCACGGAACCGATGGCGACCGCTGACGGTCCTGTTGGCCTGTTTGCTGTTTGTTCCATCAGCCTTCTCCATGGACTGGTCGCTGTTGCTGCAGCAGGGGCGAATCGGTGTTGCCTTGCCAGATATCGAGACCGAGGATTGGCGCGTGACCGGCATCCGGGCTGAGGTGGTTAACTCAGTTGAGGCAGACAACCAGGCGGTTATCGTCCGCTTTAAACCCGGTTCAAGGCTGACGGCCGCCACCCTTGCACAGAACGTCGGAGATTCTTCGGTTTTCTTAAATAACGTGCAGCTGGATCTGACCGATGTAACCGTCACCATCAACCTCGGTGGTGCCGAAGACCTTGTGGACCGCACTGCGGTGGCCGGCCATGTCACCATCGAGGTTGAAGACTTGCAGCACCCCAGCCTGAGACCCCAGGGTTGGCGGTTCGATGGGCGGGTGAGTGGTGTTGTGTCTGATCTCAGCCTGGAGGGCCAGCTGCGATCAGATTCCGGCCTGTTGGCCGAGGTGGTGCTGAGAAACCGGAATGAAGAATTCATGGCTGGCCGGGTAGCTTTGGCCATGGCCGCTGAACAAGCCGGCACGGCAATCGCTGATACACTCGCCCAGTGGCCCCCGTTGCTCACGTTAAACCATGGTCAGCTTGAGGCGGCCGCTAGCTTTCGGCAGGAACCGGATGCCCCCCTCGTACTGGATGCCCGGCTGAATCTGGCGGGCGTGAGTGGGGTCTTCGATCGAACCGCGTTTTCCGATATGAGTGGCCGTTTGTTATTCAGCCTTGAAGACGAATCACTGGCTGCCCGCCTGCGCGACATCACCATTGCCCAGTTCAACTCCGGCATTGGCATAGGTCCGGTGCGGTTGCTGGCGGATTATCGAGCGCCGGCCGCCGAGCCGCTCACTGGCCAGTTAGAGATTCAGCAGGCCACAGCCGAATTTCTCAATGGCCGCCTGAGAGTCGCACCGCAATCCTTCGATCTGGCCAATCATCCCGTTAACGTCCCGTTGGACGTCTACGAGTTATCGCTTGAACGGCTGCTGGAAGTTTACCCGGCCGAAGGCTTTGAGGGCACCGGCAGGCTAAACGGCCGGATACCGCTAATGATCTCCGGCACATCGGTAGAGGTTGAGCAAGGCACCATGGCGGCTATTGTTCCGGGCGGCCGCTTGCGGTTACCGGGCGAGCGATTGCAGGCCATGCTGGGCAGTAGCCAGGCCGTGGATCTGGTGGTGCAAGCTTTGCAAAACTTTCACTATTCGGTGCTGGATAGCACGATAGACTACGATAAGAATGGAAATCTGATGTTAGGCCTGCGGCTGGAGGGAGAGAGCCCGAGCGTTCGTGGCGGCCAGCCGGTGGTGCTGAACATCAACCTTGAAGAAGACATTCCTGCCCTGTTAACCAGCCTACAGCTGAGCGGCAGGGTGAACGAAGCCGTTACCGAACGTGTTCGGGAGCGGCTGCAACAGTCCGGGCAGGAGGCACAACCATGATCAATGTGTGGCGGTCACGCAGGCCGCTGGCGATGAGAGTTTTGATGATATCGGTCCTGCCGTTGGCGTTCATCGCTTGCACGCCAACCGTACAGATGGCGGCGCCGAAAGAACCGATTACCGTGAATCTGAACGTTAAAATCCAGCACGAGATCTACGTAAAAGTGGACAGGGAAGTGGATGAACTGTTCAGCGATAAAGGCCTGTTCTGAACAACAACGGCCTGACCAAGGGCAGATCGAGGGGTTGAAGATGAAACGACTGATGCAACTGGGCGCTTTCCTCCTGGCCATCGGCATGGCACTGCCGGCGCTCGCCATGGGCCTGGAAGAGGCCAAGCAGAAACTGGAAACCGTCAAACAGCAGGGCCTGGTGGGCGAAACGCCGACCGGTTACCTGGAAGTGGTGCGCGCAGAAGGCGATGCGCCAGCGGTGGTGCAGGCCATCAACAACGCACGCCGGGATGAGTACGCCCGCATTGCCGAGCGGCACGACATACCAGTTACCCAGGTGGAAACCGTGGCTGGCAAGAAGGCTATTGAGAAAACGCCGGCCGGGCAATTCGTTCAGGTTAATGGCCAGTGGGTGAAAAAGGGGAACTAGTCTGGTTTAAGGCTTACATCTTTATGTAAACGTCAGCCTGGTAAGGGTTGCGTGGCAACTTTGAACCAGTACTCTTCCATAATTTTGATGATTTCAACCATGCCACTAAAGCTCAGTGGCATACGAATGACTGACGCAGCGCCAAGTTGATAAAGGTGGCGGGTCGCGACGTTGGCATTTCTCGGGCAGAAGACAATGACAGGAATCGTCTTTACCACGGGCATGCGCTTGAGTTGGCATAGCATCTTTAAAGAGCGATGATCGTCAACGGACTGAATAATCAGTATCAGGTTCGGTGCCTCGATAGGCTTGATTTGCTCAGCATGAATGGGGCTTTCTATCGATTCGAGAAAGCTATCTGAATCGCTGAAAATACTAAGCTCATGATCCATTGCATTGGTTTGTAACGCATCAACAAGCTCCTCCCTGTTAGAGCCGTCCTGAGATATGAGTGCGATTTTGTATTTGGATTTTGCACGCAATGCGTCCATTCCTCTAACCCTTGCTCGAGGTGCCAGTAATCGGCTGGATATGTTCGATCTATGAAGCGTGATCATCAGCGATAATGGTGGCGTTGTTGTGATTTAAGGCAAACGCCAAGGCTGATTCGGAGGGCATCGGTTTGGCTATCATATAGCCTTGGCCATGACTGCAGCTCATTTCGGCAAGAGACTCTAATTGCTCACCAGTCTCAATGCCTTCGGCGATTACTTGCATGCCCAATGACTGGGCCATCGTAATGACTGCGTGGCAAATCGCCGGTTCCACCAGTGAGTCCTGGCCATTGATTGACACAAAGCTCTTGTCGATTTTCAGATACCTGAATCAGTGACTCCGCTTGCCAACATACCCGTCAGGTGGCCCCAAGTGCCAACTTGAACGGGAATCTGGTGAAATGCTGGTTTTTGAGGGCCGGGAAGCTGAGGCCGGAAGCGGGCGACGGCCCTGGGTTGGTCAATAAACAACCAGAAGGCAGCATTCAGGCAATAGCGGGCTGCCCCGGCAGAGGATTCCGGGATGATTGTTTTTTTCCAGTGGTTGAGTTGGCCTATCCAGAGGAAGCAAGGCCCCGATAAAGGTCGCGGTAAACCGTAAAGCCTGGACAGTGTCGGCCAAATCTCAGTATCCATTGCCGGCCGCTGTGCACCAGGCGGCAGGCCATGGTCATGATTTCCTGCATCACGGTTCTCAGGCGGCGACGTTTGGCCGGATGGCGCACCGGCGCATCCGGGCCGGTCAGTCTCAGGCCCATCCAGCGCAGCACGTTGTACCCCATCGTTGCGAAGGCCATGATCAGGTTGTTGGTGTCGAATTTCCCGGACGGCAGTCGTTCCAGATTCAGGTCGGTCTTGAACTCGCTGTGGAACTGCTCACTGGTGGCGTGATCGCTGTACAGCGCCATGGTGTGTTGCTCGTCGGCTACTTCGGCCGGCAATGAAGTCACCCAGCCTTCGAGGCTGACTTCCGGTTCGAGATACAGCTGGCCCTCGGCATCGCTGGTACGAACGGTGATCTTCACGATGCGACGCAGACCGGGCTCGTCCAGAATCGTTTCTGACAGAACCGCTTCCATCTTGCCATCGCGTTCCAGTGACCAGGCTTTTCGGGCCTGGGCCTTGTCCGCCCAGACGAGCGGATCCTCTTTACGAGGGTTCCATTTGATCAGGAAGTCGACCTGGTCCTGCTCGCGCAGGAAATCGCGATTGGCACGGGCATCGTGTGCGCTGTCCAGACGCAACAAAATGGGCTTATCCGTCATTGATCGAGCCCGGGGTAACACCCGTTTTAGGGTGTCGAGAAATCCCTTGTTGGCGTGCTGGCTGCCAGGGCGCAGCTCGCAACCCAGGCACCAGCCTTCCTGCCCCAGGTAGGCGGCCAGCGGTGCATAACCGTCGTAGCCCTTGTAGGTGTAGCTGACACCCTCCTTATGGGTCTGGCTGTTGTCCATGGGAAAGACATCCATATCCAGCGCAACGTGGCCCATCGCCAGAGGTGACACCGGGGCCTCGACGGACTGAAGAAACTCGACGCTGGCATCATCCAGCAGGGGCGTCAGGCCTTGAGCATCTTCATCAAATCGCTGGCGCAACCGGGCCGAGGATGGCGATTGCTTGATGCCCAGCGCAGACTTGAAAAATGGGTCTGTTCGCACTGGCTCGGCCGCCTCGAAGTCACTCTTGCCCAGCGTGATCAGGCCCAGGTA from the Marinobacter sp. LQ44 genome contains:
- a CDS encoding IS1182 family transposase — its product is MGTTFRPYSPDQELLLPPSLNEWLPDGHLAYFVSDVVEELDLSAFYARYEGNGRRNSPFDPRMMLKVLIYAYATGVFSSRKIARKLEEDVAFRVLAAGNFPKHRTICDFRKHHLVAFKAIFIQVVRIAREAELITLGTLAIDGTKIRANASKHKAMSYGRMGEEEDRLSKEIDGLCRQARRTDESEDRQFGPDQRGDELPEELQYRQARLDKIRAAKEKLEADQKARDAAKGRHPDDDRRPPRGGRNFKRDYGVPDDKDQSNFTDPQSRIMKTADGFQQCYNGQLAVDGEFQLIVANHLGSNASDQGRLIPLLDDVKDILKTYPKQCLADAGYRKEDDLQSLEDKRIDGYVSLRREGKKSAEIDASGYPATSRMAEKLATATGRSVYARRKHLVEAVNGWIKHILGFRQFSLRGLNAVQGEWDLVCLSLNLRRMSSLMRLT
- a CDS encoding IS1380 family transposase; translation: MRTFTLQQSRTEVYTPNGGLALVGHCLNRHTSLTKTARTVAKRHGIPNIELIRTYLGLITLGKSDFEAAEPVRTDPFFKSALGIKQSPSSARLRQRFDEDAQGLTPLLDDASVEFLQSVEAPVSPLAMGHVALDMDVFPMDNSQTHKEGVSYTYKGYDGYAPLAAYLGQEGWCLGCELRPGSQHANKGFLDTLKRVLPRARSMTDKPILLRLDSAHDARANRDFLREQDQVDFLIKWNPRKEDPLVWADKAQARKAWSLERDGKMEAVLSETILDEPGLRRIVKITVRTSDAEGQLYLEPEVSLEGWVTSLPAEVADEQHTMALYSDHATSEQFHSEFKTDLNLERLPSGKFDTNNLIMAFATMGYNVLRWMGLRLTGPDAPVRHPAKRRRLRTVMQEIMTMACRLVHSGRQWILRFGRHCPGFTVYRDLYRGLASSG
- a CDS encoding YdbH domain-containing protein — its product is MPRNRWRPLTVLLACLLFVPSAFSMDWSLLLQQGRIGVALPDIETEDWRVTGIRAEVVNSVEADNQAVIVRFKPGSRLTAATLAQNVGDSSVFLNNVQLDLTDVTVTINLGGAEDLVDRTAVAGHVTIEVEDLQHPSLRPQGWRFDGRVSGVVSDLSLEGQLRSDSGLLAEVVLRNRNEEFMAGRVALAMAAEQAGTAIADTLAQWPPLLTLNHGQLEAAASFRQEPDAPLVLDARLNLAGVSGVFDRTAFSDMSGRLLFSLEDESLAARLRDITIAQFNSGIGIGPVRLLADYRAPAAEPLTGQLEIQQATAEFLNGRLRVAPQSFDLANHPVNVPLDVYELSLERLLEVYPAEGFEGTGRLNGRIPLMISGTSVEVEQGTMAAIVPGGRLRLPGERLQAMLGSSQAVDLVVQALQNFHYSVLDSTIDYDKNGNLMLGLRLEGESPSVRGGQPVVLNINLEEDIPALLTSLQLSGRVNEAVTERVRERLQQSGQEAQP
- a CDS encoding PA4780 family RIO1-like protein kinase: MKIPKRLQPLVDEGMVDEVLYQLMSGKEAQVFVVRCGDQVRCAKVYKEAQKRSFKQAVQYQEGRKVRNSRRARAMSKKTRYGQKEQEDAWLNAEVDALYRLADAGVRVPEPFGFVDGVLLMEMIADSEGKAAPRLDDVTLTPEQARIYHSKVIADVVRMLSAGLIHGDLSEFNVLVDATGPVIIDLPQAVNAAGNNSAERMLERDVDNMRRYFGRFAPELLNTDYGKEIWALYEAGDLHPDSQLTGCFEHDTESANVDELLDVIEAAKEEEWERQERLRDAEDED
- a CDS encoding YnbE family lipoprotein — translated: MRVLMISVLPLAFIACTPTVQMAAPKEPITVNLNVKIQHEIYVKVDREVDELFSDKGLF
- a CDS encoding EAL domain-containing protein, which codes for MKIDKSFVSINGQDSLVEPAICHAVITMAQSLGMQVIAEGIETGEQLESLAEMSCSHGQGYMIAKPMPSESALAFALNHNNATIIADDHAS
- a CDS encoding YdbL family protein, whose amino-acid sequence is MKRLMQLGAFLLAIGMALPALAMGLEEAKQKLETVKQQGLVGETPTGYLEVVRAEGDAPAVVQAINNARRDEYARIAERHDIPVTQVETVAGKKAIEKTPAGQFVQVNGQWVKKGN